In one Rhea pennata isolate bPtePen1 chromosome 17, bPtePen1.pri, whole genome shotgun sequence genomic region, the following are encoded:
- the ZCCHC8 gene encoding zinc finger CCHC domain-containing protein 8 isoform X2 — MNNVISKQYHQEIEDFIFNLVQKYEEQQRSEPEKTHFNVKPQPSSVLLEEDSKATNSNSIKKMKEAFSVVGSVLYFTNFCLDKLGQPILNENPQLTEGWEIPKYQQVFSQILSLEGQEIQVKPKRPKPHCFNCGSEDHQMKDCPKPRNAARISEKRKEYLEACGEASNQNFQQRYHAEEVEERFGKFKPGVISGELQDALGVTDKSLPPFIYRMRQLGYPPGWLKEAEMEHSGLALYDGKDDGEAEGEGSHHPKCVTYDVSKLINYPGFNMSTPSGIPDEWRIFGSIPMQPSQQKDVFANYLSNFHASSTKLGNKRAATQSSSHRSKRPKEDNLEIPAADMDLDSDLEASQRSQTHNSFQFQPPLPPGPPSSSTPPPLPRGTPPLTPLNSTPPQPPMPTTPPLPRTTPSLTLSSDVSQPKIVDSTMDEDTLTLEELEEQQRLIWAALEQAESTNSDSDIPVDTPLTGSSVTSSPSRNEVDLVAEVRSSDKVITVETKFSDISTQVPGNEHSKTSPNSGDSSFNLKESPDNADSEGMLDSTTPAPKAEVTNGGNTGINQVVTSTESSAKNCSPVPDMSKFAVGITPFEFENMAESTGVYLRIRSVLKNSPRNQQKKKPSS; from the exons atgaaCAATGTCATTTCAAA GCAATATCATCAAGAAattgaagattttatttttaatttagttcaGAAATATGAAGAGCAACAGAGATCTGAACCAGAAAAAACCCACTTCAATGTTAAGCCACAG ccCTCCAGTGTCCTTTTGGAAGAGGACTCTAAAGCAACAAACtcaaattccattaaaaaaatgaaggaagccTTCAGT GTTGTAGGAAGTGTTCTATATTTTACCAATTTTTGTCTTGATAAACTGGGACAGCCTATATTAAATGAGAATCCACAGCTGACAGAAGGATGGGAAATACCTAA ATATCAGCAAGTTTTCAGCCAGATTCTCTCCCTAGAAGGACAAGAAATACAAGTAAAACCAAAAAG GCCAAAACCTCATTGTTTCAATTGTGGTTCTGAAGACCATCAAATGAAAGACTGTCCAAAG CCACGAAATGCTGCTCGTATAagtgagaagagaaaggagtaTTTGGAAGCTTGTGGTGAAGCAAGCAATCAGAATTTTCAGCAGCGTTATCATGCAGAAGAAGTAGAAGAGAGATTTGGAAAATTTAAACCAGGAGTAATtag TGGAGAACTTCAAGATGCACTTGGTGTCACAGATAAGAGTCTTCCTCCGTTTATATATCGCATGCGTCAGCTGGGTTATCCTCCAGGTTGGCTCAAAGAGGCTGAAATGGAGCACTCAGGCCTTGCGCTTTATGATGGAAAAG ATGATGGTGAAGCAGAAGGTGAAGGATCCCATCACCCAAAATGTGTCACTTACGATGTCTCTAAGTTGATAAACTATCCAGGCTTTAATATGTCTACTCCAAGTGGGATCCCAGAT GAATGGCGGATATTTGGTTCCATACCCATGCAGCCATCTCAACAGAAGGATGTTTTTGCTAACTACCTTTCTAATTTTCATGCG TCAAGTACAAAATTAGGCAATAAAAGGGCTGCAACACAGTCAAGCTCTCATCGTTCAAAGCGACCAAAAGAAGACAACTTGGAGATACCAGCAGCTGACATGGACCTAGACTCTG ATCTGGAAGCATCACAAAGATCTCAAACTCATAACAGTTTTCAGTTCCAACCTCCGCTGCCACCTGGGCCTCCATCGAGTTCAACTCCCCCTCCTTTACCACGAGGGACACCTCCACTTACTCCACTAAATTCTACACCACCTCAACCTCCAATGCCCACTACCCCTCCTCTTCCTAGGACTACTCCATCATTGACTCTTTCCAGTGATGTTTCTCAGCCAAAAATAGTGGACTCAACCATGGATGAGGATACTCTGACTTTAGAAGAGCTAGAGGAACAGCAGCGATTAATTTGGGCAGCACTAGAGCAGGCAGAAAGCACAAACAGTGACTCTGATATTCCTGTTGATACACCTTTAACTGGAAGCTCTGTTACATCATCACCATCTAGAAATGAAGTAGATCTTGTTGCAGAAGTAAGATCATCTGACAAGGTTATTACAGTGGAAACCAAGTTTTCTGACATTAGCACACAGGTACCAGGAAATGAACATTCTAAAACTAGTCCTAATTCAGGGGACagttcatttaatttaaaggaaagtCCTGATAATGCAGATTCTGAAGGCATGCTGGATAGCACCACCCCTGCTCCCAAAGCGGAGGTTACCAATGGAGGAAATACGGGTATTAATCAGGTGGTCACAAGCACTGAATCATCTGCAAAAAACTGCAGTCCTGTTCCTGACATGAGCAAGTTTGCTGTGGGAATAACAccatttgaatttgaaaatatggCAGAATCAACAGGTGTTTATCTCCGCATAcgaagtgttttaaaaaattcccCTAGAaaccagcaaaagaaaaagccctcCTCTTAA
- the ZCCHC8 gene encoding zinc finger CCHC domain-containing protein 8 isoform X1 translates to MAAEVDFGDRELFEQLEEDDAPPPPAHLRFEEEEEGAEGALAELRERLRDCEETVRRLRVENQELKRKLNILTRPSGISVDSSKYDGPLLQILFMNNVISKQYHQEIEDFIFNLVQKYEEQQRSEPEKTHFNVKPQPSSVLLEEDSKATNSNSIKKMKEAFSVVGSVLYFTNFCLDKLGQPILNENPQLTEGWEIPKYQQVFSQILSLEGQEIQVKPKRPKPHCFNCGSEDHQMKDCPKPRNAARISEKRKEYLEACGEASNQNFQQRYHAEEVEERFGKFKPGVISGELQDALGVTDKSLPPFIYRMRQLGYPPGWLKEAEMEHSGLALYDGKDDGEAEGEGSHHPKCVTYDVSKLINYPGFNMSTPSGIPDEWRIFGSIPMQPSQQKDVFANYLSNFHASSTKLGNKRAATQSSSHRSKRPKEDNLEIPAADMDLDSDLEASQRSQTHNSFQFQPPLPPGPPSSSTPPPLPRGTPPLTPLNSTPPQPPMPTTPPLPRTTPSLTLSSDVSQPKIVDSTMDEDTLTLEELEEQQRLIWAALEQAESTNSDSDIPVDTPLTGSSVTSSPSRNEVDLVAEVRSSDKVITVETKFSDISTQVPGNEHSKTSPNSGDSSFNLKESPDNADSEGMLDSTTPAPKAEVTNGGNTGINQVVTSTESSAKNCSPVPDMSKFAVGITPFEFENMAESTGVYLRIRSVLKNSPRNQQKKKPSS, encoded by the exons ATGGCGGCTGAGGTGGATTTCGGGGACCGCGAGCTCTTCGAGCAGCTCGAGGAGGACgacgcgccgccgccgccggctcaCCTCCGCttcgaggaggaggaggagggagccgAGGGCGCCCTGGCGGAGCTGCGCGAGCGGCTGCGGGACTGCGAAGAGACGGTGCGGCGGCTCCGGGTGGAGA ATCAAGAACTTAAAAGGAAACTGAATATTCTGACTCGTCCTAG TGGAATTTCAGTGGACAGCTCTAAATATGATGGGCCTCtgttacagattttatttatgaaCAATGTCATTTCAAA GCAATATCATCAAGAAattgaagattttatttttaatttagttcaGAAATATGAAGAGCAACAGAGATCTGAACCAGAAAAAACCCACTTCAATGTTAAGCCACAG ccCTCCAGTGTCCTTTTGGAAGAGGACTCTAAAGCAACAAACtcaaattccattaaaaaaatgaaggaagccTTCAGT GTTGTAGGAAGTGTTCTATATTTTACCAATTTTTGTCTTGATAAACTGGGACAGCCTATATTAAATGAGAATCCACAGCTGACAGAAGGATGGGAAATACCTAA ATATCAGCAAGTTTTCAGCCAGATTCTCTCCCTAGAAGGACAAGAAATACAAGTAAAACCAAAAAG GCCAAAACCTCATTGTTTCAATTGTGGTTCTGAAGACCATCAAATGAAAGACTGTCCAAAG CCACGAAATGCTGCTCGTATAagtgagaagagaaaggagtaTTTGGAAGCTTGTGGTGAAGCAAGCAATCAGAATTTTCAGCAGCGTTATCATGCAGAAGAAGTAGAAGAGAGATTTGGAAAATTTAAACCAGGAGTAATtag TGGAGAACTTCAAGATGCACTTGGTGTCACAGATAAGAGTCTTCCTCCGTTTATATATCGCATGCGTCAGCTGGGTTATCCTCCAGGTTGGCTCAAAGAGGCTGAAATGGAGCACTCAGGCCTTGCGCTTTATGATGGAAAAG ATGATGGTGAAGCAGAAGGTGAAGGATCCCATCACCCAAAATGTGTCACTTACGATGTCTCTAAGTTGATAAACTATCCAGGCTTTAATATGTCTACTCCAAGTGGGATCCCAGAT GAATGGCGGATATTTGGTTCCATACCCATGCAGCCATCTCAACAGAAGGATGTTTTTGCTAACTACCTTTCTAATTTTCATGCG TCAAGTACAAAATTAGGCAATAAAAGGGCTGCAACACAGTCAAGCTCTCATCGTTCAAAGCGACCAAAAGAAGACAACTTGGAGATACCAGCAGCTGACATGGACCTAGACTCTG ATCTGGAAGCATCACAAAGATCTCAAACTCATAACAGTTTTCAGTTCCAACCTCCGCTGCCACCTGGGCCTCCATCGAGTTCAACTCCCCCTCCTTTACCACGAGGGACACCTCCACTTACTCCACTAAATTCTACACCACCTCAACCTCCAATGCCCACTACCCCTCCTCTTCCTAGGACTACTCCATCATTGACTCTTTCCAGTGATGTTTCTCAGCCAAAAATAGTGGACTCAACCATGGATGAGGATACTCTGACTTTAGAAGAGCTAGAGGAACAGCAGCGATTAATTTGGGCAGCACTAGAGCAGGCAGAAAGCACAAACAGTGACTCTGATATTCCTGTTGATACACCTTTAACTGGAAGCTCTGTTACATCATCACCATCTAGAAATGAAGTAGATCTTGTTGCAGAAGTAAGATCATCTGACAAGGTTATTACAGTGGAAACCAAGTTTTCTGACATTAGCACACAGGTACCAGGAAATGAACATTCTAAAACTAGTCCTAATTCAGGGGACagttcatttaatttaaaggaaagtCCTGATAATGCAGATTCTGAAGGCATGCTGGATAGCACCACCCCTGCTCCCAAAGCGGAGGTTACCAATGGAGGAAATACGGGTATTAATCAGGTGGTCACAAGCACTGAATCATCTGCAAAAAACTGCAGTCCTGTTCCTGACATGAGCAAGTTTGCTGTGGGAATAACAccatttgaatttgaaaatatggCAGAATCAACAGGTGTTTATCTCCGCATAcgaagtgttttaaaaaattcccCTAGAaaccagcaaaagaaaaagccctcCTCTTAA
- the ZCCHC8 gene encoding zinc finger CCHC domain-containing protein 8 isoform X3, with translation MKDCPKPRNAARISEKRKEYLEACGEASNQNFQQRYHAEEVEERFGKFKPGVISGELQDALGVTDKSLPPFIYRMRQLGYPPGWLKEAEMEHSGLALYDGKDDGEAEGEGSHHPKCVTYDVSKLINYPGFNMSTPSGIPDEWRIFGSIPMQPSQQKDVFANYLSNFHASSTKLGNKRAATQSSSHRSKRPKEDNLEIPAADMDLDSDLEASQRSQTHNSFQFQPPLPPGPPSSSTPPPLPRGTPPLTPLNSTPPQPPMPTTPPLPRTTPSLTLSSDVSQPKIVDSTMDEDTLTLEELEEQQRLIWAALEQAESTNSDSDIPVDTPLTGSSVTSSPSRNEVDLVAEVRSSDKVITVETKFSDISTQVPGNEHSKTSPNSGDSSFNLKESPDNADSEGMLDSTTPAPKAEVTNGGNTGINQVVTSTESSAKNCSPVPDMSKFAVGITPFEFENMAESTGVYLRIRSVLKNSPRNQQKKKPSS, from the exons ATGAAAGACTGTCCAAAG CCACGAAATGCTGCTCGTATAagtgagaagagaaaggagtaTTTGGAAGCTTGTGGTGAAGCAAGCAATCAGAATTTTCAGCAGCGTTATCATGCAGAAGAAGTAGAAGAGAGATTTGGAAAATTTAAACCAGGAGTAATtag TGGAGAACTTCAAGATGCACTTGGTGTCACAGATAAGAGTCTTCCTCCGTTTATATATCGCATGCGTCAGCTGGGTTATCCTCCAGGTTGGCTCAAAGAGGCTGAAATGGAGCACTCAGGCCTTGCGCTTTATGATGGAAAAG ATGATGGTGAAGCAGAAGGTGAAGGATCCCATCACCCAAAATGTGTCACTTACGATGTCTCTAAGTTGATAAACTATCCAGGCTTTAATATGTCTACTCCAAGTGGGATCCCAGAT GAATGGCGGATATTTGGTTCCATACCCATGCAGCCATCTCAACAGAAGGATGTTTTTGCTAACTACCTTTCTAATTTTCATGCG TCAAGTACAAAATTAGGCAATAAAAGGGCTGCAACACAGTCAAGCTCTCATCGTTCAAAGCGACCAAAAGAAGACAACTTGGAGATACCAGCAGCTGACATGGACCTAGACTCTG ATCTGGAAGCATCACAAAGATCTCAAACTCATAACAGTTTTCAGTTCCAACCTCCGCTGCCACCTGGGCCTCCATCGAGTTCAACTCCCCCTCCTTTACCACGAGGGACACCTCCACTTACTCCACTAAATTCTACACCACCTCAACCTCCAATGCCCACTACCCCTCCTCTTCCTAGGACTACTCCATCATTGACTCTTTCCAGTGATGTTTCTCAGCCAAAAATAGTGGACTCAACCATGGATGAGGATACTCTGACTTTAGAAGAGCTAGAGGAACAGCAGCGATTAATTTGGGCAGCACTAGAGCAGGCAGAAAGCACAAACAGTGACTCTGATATTCCTGTTGATACACCTTTAACTGGAAGCTCTGTTACATCATCACCATCTAGAAATGAAGTAGATCTTGTTGCAGAAGTAAGATCATCTGACAAGGTTATTACAGTGGAAACCAAGTTTTCTGACATTAGCACACAGGTACCAGGAAATGAACATTCTAAAACTAGTCCTAATTCAGGGGACagttcatttaatttaaaggaaagtCCTGATAATGCAGATTCTGAAGGCATGCTGGATAGCACCACCCCTGCTCCCAAAGCGGAGGTTACCAATGGAGGAAATACGGGTATTAATCAGGTGGTCACAAGCACTGAATCATCTGCAAAAAACTGCAGTCCTGTTCCTGACATGAGCAAGTTTGCTGTGGGAATAACAccatttgaatttgaaaatatggCAGAATCAACAGGTGTTTATCTCCGCATAcgaagtgttttaaaaaattcccCTAGAaaccagcaaaagaaaaagccctcCTCTTAA